A window of Proteus columbae contains these coding sequences:
- a CDS encoding sensor histidine kinase, which yields MISLKKWRVFPRSLRQLVIMAFWMVLLPLLVLAYQAYQSLDQLSNQAAITNKNALADTERSEVMRNLAIEMEGNYRRYCVLRDKTDDDMYQQRYQQYTKLFSTLQQTIIPLSASKEADVLNTSLEKLKSIQCESSEPTKEMQQALEQFSYANNRIVVLTKEIIFSRGEQLQMAIAEKGRYFGWQSLIVFVFSLILIALFTRMIIGPVKGIEKMINRLGEGRTLSNNLDTFQGPRELRSLAQRIIWLSERLAWLESQRHEFLRHISHELKTPLASMREGTELLADEVAGPLTLDQKEVVSILDNSSKQLQLLIEQLLDYNRKLSEVPQQIEEINLTDLVNNVVLAHSLPARAKDIKTIISLNLTTCRAEATLLSRVIDNLYSNAVHYGAESGNIWISSYQVEQKIVIDIANKGTPIPESEQKMIFEPFFQGSLLRKGAVKGSGLGLSIAHDCIKRMEGELSVVPSDYADVCFRIELPLLSEIK from the coding sequence ATGATTTCATTGAAAAAGTGGCGTGTTTTCCCCCGTTCTTTAAGACAGCTCGTGATAATGGCATTTTGGATGGTGCTATTACCTTTACTTGTGCTTGCTTATCAGGCTTATCAAAGTCTCGATCAATTAAGTAATCAGGCGGCTATTACTAATAAAAATGCACTCGCAGATACTGAACGAAGTGAAGTAATGCGAAATCTTGCGATTGAAATGGAAGGAAACTATCGTCGATATTGTGTTTTAAGAGATAAAACTGATGATGATATGTATCAGCAACGCTACCAGCAATACACCAAACTCTTCTCAACATTACAGCAAACCATTATTCCTCTTTCGGCATCTAAAGAAGCCGATGTACTTAATACTTCACTTGAAAAACTAAAATCGATTCAATGTGAAAGTAGTGAACCCACAAAAGAGATGCAACAAGCTTTAGAGCAATTTTCTTATGCCAATAACCGTATAGTTGTATTAACTAAAGAGATTATTTTTAGCCGTGGTGAACAACTTCAAATGGCAATCGCTGAAAAAGGGCGCTATTTCGGTTGGCAAAGTCTTATCGTTTTTGTGTTCAGCTTGATCCTCATTGCGCTATTTACTCGAATGATTATTGGCCCTGTTAAAGGGATTGAGAAGATGATCAATCGATTAGGTGAAGGTCGAACACTGAGTAATAATCTAGATACTTTTCAAGGGCCACGAGAACTGCGTTCATTAGCACAACGTATTATTTGGTTAAGTGAGCGTTTAGCATGGCTTGAGTCACAACGACATGAATTTTTGCGTCATATCTCTCATGAGTTAAAAACACCGTTAGCCAGTATGCGAGAAGGTACGGAATTATTAGCTGATGAAGTTGCGGGTCCTTTAACTCTTGATCAAAAAGAAGTCGTTTCAATTCTCGATAATAGCAGTAAGCAGTTACAGTTATTAATTGAACAACTACTTGATTACAATCGCAAACTTTCTGAAGTTCCTCAACAAATCGAAGAAATTAACTTGACTGATTTAGTAAATAATGTGGTATTAGCCCACAGTTTACCCGCGAGAGCAAAAGATATTAAAACGATAATTTCACTTAATCTAACCACATGTCGAGCAGAAGCGACGTTATTATCGCGAGTTATCGACAATCTCTACTCGAATGCGGTGCACTATGGTGCTGAATCAGGTAATATCTGGATCTCTAGTTATCAAGTTGAACAGAAAATAGTTATTGATATAGCCAATAAAGGAACACCTATTCCTGAATCTGAACAAAAAATGATTTTTGAACCCTTTTTCCAAGGATCTTTGCTACGCAAAGGGGCTGTCAAAGGAAGTGGTTTAGGTTTAAGTATTGCTCATGACTGTATCAAAAGAATGGAAGGTGAACTAAGTGTTGTTCCTTCTGACTATGCCGATGTCTGTTTTCGTATTGAATTACCGCTACTTTCTGAGATTAAATAA
- the qseG gene encoding two-component system QseEF-associated lipoprotein QseG — translation MQIRSQKQASPHHEYKKINKKMLGIELLSMAPASTRKIALNWKQCFLFILFPLVLSGCTPKLLTETQEPEPEIPVVKQKTIDYRWAECKTLSSFYDEGINNALYWLRAIECTNRIMTTEAQRQASSVVVTGWDDAFYKSILLERAGMTIADRRTQLVLLESYQLQFPSSMRVLLSTWIENQTLILSLAEEKSRYRRLITDTDNRIDALRKENNALQHELSVTLKKLESLTQIERQLSNRKQSGSVDSLSQNEDLAESVTETEKVNAEKPAAEKPAVEKTNEKPVSTQSITEKSKGEEKQPSATVVKPEPSKPESTKTESTKTEAVKPEPVKTDTDTQGSKPTEAGSK, via the coding sequence ATGCAAATCAGGTCACAAAAACAAGCATCTCCTCATCATGAGTATAAAAAAATAAATAAGAAGATGCTTGGTATTGAATTGTTATCTATGGCCCCTGCATCAACTAGAAAAATTGCATTAAATTGGAAGCAGTGTTTCTTGTTTATTCTGTTTCCACTGGTTCTTTCAGGGTGTACACCAAAGTTGCTCACTGAGACACAAGAGCCTGAGCCAGAAATCCCCGTTGTTAAACAAAAAACGATTGATTATCGTTGGGCTGAATGTAAAACATTAAGCTCATTTTATGATGAAGGCATCAATAACGCGCTTTATTGGTTACGTGCCATTGAATGTACAAACCGCATAATGACGACCGAAGCACAACGCCAAGCCAGCAGTGTTGTCGTCACTGGTTGGGATGATGCATTTTATAAAAGTATTCTATTAGAGCGTGCTGGAATGACGATTGCCGATCGTCGAACACAATTAGTATTATTAGAAAGCTATCAATTACAATTTCCAAGTTCTATGCGAGTTCTATTATCGACATGGATTGAGAACCAAACGCTTATTCTCTCTTTAGCAGAAGAGAAGAGTCGTTATCGTCGTTTAATCACAGATACAGATAATAGAATTGATGCACTAAGAAAAGAGAATAATGCGTTACAGCATGAACTGAGTGTCACCCTGAAAAAGCTTGAAAGCCTTACCCAAATTGAACGGCAGTTATCGAATAGAAAACAGAGTGGCTCTGTTGATTCGCTATCGCAAAATGAAGATTTAGCTGAGAGCGTAACGGAAACAGAAAAAGTGAATGCAGAGAAACCTGCTGCTGAAAAACCAGCCGTTGAAAAAACGAATGAAAAACCCGTTTCGACGCAATCGATAACAGAGAAGTCAAAAGGTGAGGAAAAACAACCGTCTGCAACAGTGGTTAAACCAGAGCCTTCCAAACCAGAATCTACAAAAACCGAATCTACGAAAACTGAGGCGGTAAAACCAGAACCTGTCAAAACAGATACTGACACACAAGGCTCAAAACCGACTGAAGCAGGTTCTAAATAA